The genomic DNA AGCGGATTAAACTTTATGGCTCTATAAAATCAAAAACAAGTTTATTGTATATGATGCTCTCATATCCTTGCCTTAATATAAGATCAAAATCCTGTTCAGTAGGATTTTTAAGCGTAGTTGGATAATTTGCCACTTTTTGGCAGTCCTCTTCGCTCAAAAAATCATTTTTATACTTATCTGCCAAACTCATATCTTGTTTTGCTCGTCTAACAACTTCACTAAAATCCCGACCCATTTTTAGATAATAACCGTTTTTATTTCTAAAAATGAAATCACGAAATGCTCTAGCTCTTAAGATCGATATTTGATCTGTCGTTACATCAACTATACGCGTGACTGTCTTTTTTGACTGAAATGATATAGATTTACCCGCATTACTAAGTATGCAAAAATTAACATCATCTGAGTACATTCCGTTATTTTCCATTTGATAAATCGGCTCAAGACCAAAATTATCATAAACGCCACCATCCCACAAATGCAATTTATCGCTTTTAGGCTCGATTTTAGTTCCTGATTTATCGCACCATTCAAAAGGCTTAGTATCTATCTCGTAAGTTCCTATCAAAAATGGAAACGCTGCACTAGCGGCTATCGCGTCAGCTAATGGAAAATTAGAATCTTTAATATATCCAAAAGCCCAGTCTCCAACAATATCTTGTGAAAAACGAAAGTGTTTACCTGTTTCGTAACTCGTGCAAACAACACTCCATAAAGGTTTTTTAGATATATCGCCAAATCCTCCATTAATTCCCCAATGTTTAGCAAGAGCCAAAGCAATGGCGTTAGCTTTTTTATTAAATTTAAACTTAAAAATAGCTTCTATAATAGCCTTTTGCTCTAAATTTACGTTTAAAATTTGGTCTTTAAGAGTCGGCAAAATAGTAGTTAAATACTCACTACTAGTAGGAAAACGCATATTGTTTTTAGCATACAAAAGCCCTACACACATACTAGCTCCAGATACTGACGATATATGCGTAACTTGCTCTAAAAGGTTATTTTCGGCTAGATATTTTAGAACTCCAAGATGATAAATCGCAGCTCTAATGCCTCCTCCAGACAATGCTAAACCGATTTTCAATTCAGATCTTTTCATTATAACTCTCTTTTAATTTTGTTATCCATTCATCTAAGGTTTTTTCAAAACCTATTGCATTACTTTTATAAAATTTAACTTGTGTGCTCATATATTTTTGCTCTACCCAGCCTCCAAAATCATGCGGATATAGATATTCGCTTTTTGCCTTATCTGTATTTATGAGATACTTTGGCACCGGCAACGCAGGTCTGTTTTCTACAAATTCTATAGCATCATTTATAGCTTTATAACTTGAGTTTGATTTTGGTGAACTTGCCAAATACACGGCGCATTGAGCCAATATAATTCTAGCTTCAGGATAGCCTATTTTACTAACAGCTAACATAACGTTAGTAGCTAAATTTAGTGCGTTAGGATTTGCATTTCCTATGTCTTCACTAGCAAATATCACCATACGTCTAGCTAAAAATGCCGGCTCTTCACCGCCTTGTATAAGCCTTGCTAGATAATAAATACTAGCATCTATATCGCTACCGCGCAGACTTTTTATAAGTGCGCTTGTCAACTCATAATGCGTATCACTGTTACTTACGCCTTCACTTACTCTATGAGAACGAAGAGTTTTTAATATATTTAAACCAATACTTTTATCCGCGCTCAATGCAAACTCAAGTAAATTTAAAAGGCTTCTAGCATCTCCCCCGCTACTGTTAATAAGATAATCTTTTGCTTCATTTGTTATTTCAAATTTAATAACATTTTGAACTTTTGTTAGTAAAATCGTTAGCTCATCATGGCTAAGAGGTTTGAACTCAAATATCATCATTCTTGATCTTATCCCACTACTAACAACAAATTTAGGATTTTCTGTAGTAGCGCCCATAATGATACATTTTCCTTTTTCCATAGGAATCAAAAGAGTCTCTTGCTGAGTTTTACTAAGCCTGTGAAACTCATCTATAAAAATCAACGGTTTATATAGAGTAGTTTCGAATTTAGATATAATTTTTCTTATATCTTCACTCTTTAAATTTGCGCCGTCGAGTTCAAAAAACTCATAATTCATCTGCTTTGCTATAATTTTTGCCATAGTCGTCTTACCACAACCAGTAGCACCAAAAAATAGACTATGAGGTATCTTTTTAGATTTTATAAATTTAGAAAATAGCTCTACAATATCTTTTTGTCCGACCATATCATTGATATTATTTGGTCTAAAATCATTACTTAAATCCATCTTAGCCTTTTTTTGATAATATAAAAACGCAAAGCATTATCAGTATAAACCCTAAATAATCAAAAAATACAAACCTAACTCCCAGCCAAACAGAAGTAAAAAATGCGGCGGCAACAGGTTCAATGGCGGCTATAAGACTTGCTCTACTAGCTCCTATTATACCTACTCCGGTCATATAAAAACTAAAAGCTAAAACCGTTCCAAATAGTATAACTCCGCCAACAGCCAAGTATCCGCCAAGATCGTTAACCCCATCTAAAGTCCAAACTTTCATATATAAACTCAAGATAGTTCCACCGATGATAAGACCCCAGCCAAGCACCAAAGATATAGGAAAATCTTTATTAAGACGTTTTGGAACTATGTTATAAACAACCACGCAAAGTGCGCTTATAAAACAAAATACAAGAGCTTTTTGACTTATAACAAGAGTGGTAAAATCCCCATGAGTAGCCAAGAAAAATACTCCAAATATAGCAAATCCAAGCGCTACTAGCTCTTTAAAATACGGTAGTCGCTTATCCATAAAGCATACTACTATCAAAATGAATACCGGAGCCGTGTATTGTATAACAGTTGCAACTGCAGCATTTGAAAGCTCAATAGAGTAAAAATAACTGTATTGAGTCATCATAAGACCTATAATCGCATAAACTAAAATTTGCGGTATATTTTTTGGATTCTTAAATGGAAGAAAAATTATTTTCGGACTTTTTATAAGATAAACTGATAGTAAAATTATACCAGATATAAGCAGTCGATATGGAACAAGCCAGTCTGAGCTTACTCCTTTTTGTTCAAAAAGATACTGACCACAAGCACCGCTAAAACCCCATAAAACTCCGCCGATAAGCGTGATGAAAACGCCAAAAATGTAGCTATTATTTTTCATCACACTATTATAGCAGAGTTTTTTATATTTAAATAGAATTTAAATTTTTATTTGATTAATGGCAACCACAACCATCGCTAATAGCATGTAAAACAGCTTCATAGTTTGGCTCTGTTGTTATCTCGCTAACTATCTCTTTATATTTTACAACTCCGTCTTTGTCTAGTACAAAAACAGCTCTTGTAAGAAGTCCTTCAAGTGGGCTATCTTTTACAAGCACACCGTATGCATTACCGAATTTGGCACCTCTAAAATCACTACCTACTCTCAAATTTTCGATACCTTCTGTAGTGCAAAATCTACCCATAGCAAATGGAAGATCCATAGATATAATGCTTATAGATACTCCACTTTTGCTAGCCATTTTTTCATTAAATTTTCTAGCTTCAGCTGCGCATACTCCAGTATCAAGTGAAGGCACTACAACTAAAACTTGATATTTGCCCGTAGCTCCGCCTACTTTGAATGTAGAAAGATCTTTGCCTACCAACTCAACTTCTGGTGCTACTTGACCTACATTTACACTATTTCCGCTTAAAGTTACCGGATTACCTTGGAATGTTACATTTGACATTTTTTTATCCTTTTAAATTTGATTTAAAAATTATAACACACAAAAGATAAATAAACTCTTAAAATATTAATTAAAAGTTATCTTTTAGTCACTACAATAGTACTCGTAAGCAAATCTTGAATATTACGCTTATCTTTCCTAAAAAAACAAAATAGTGATCCGCCAAATATAAAAGTAGTTATAAAAAGAATATAGCGGAGCATATAAGAGATAAATCCGGCTTTTTTGCCATCTAAGCTCACAAGATATATATTTTGTGATCTATATCCGGGGCTTTGAGCATTAAGTGCAAAAAATAGACTTTGGATAACACCAAAAACCAACCAAACGCCAAATATGGCAAGCTGATTATGCTGAAAATCATTTTTACCGTCTAAAATCAAATATGTTGTTATATATAAAAGAGGCACGGCTATAAGAAACATATCTATTATAAAAGCCTTTACTCGGCTTATAAGAGCAGACGGAACGGCTTTTGGTTTTTGGCTCATCAGTTGCCGCGACTTCCTGGTTTTATAGCTTTGCTGCCGGTTTTACAAAGAGGGCACTCTTCTGGAGTATAAATTTCAAACTCAAAATTTCCAAGAGCAAATAGAGGTTTATCAACAGGAAGTTTACAACTTGATTTGCCTTCGTTTCTCATATTATGAACTTTACAAAATCCTCTATTTGCAAGTGCCGCAAATCCAACCACCACGCCGCCCAACTCTTCTATAATCTTAGCGCTTTCAAGAGCTGAGCCTCCAGTAGTGATAATATCTTCGCAAATAATAAATTTTTCGCCCTTAGCAACGCTAAATCCGCGTCTTAAGCTCATTACTTTTTCTACTCTTTCAGTAAATATAAATCTTTTAGCTCCGGCACGCGCCAGCTCATATCCAGCTAAAATTCCTCCAAGAGCAGGAGAGCAAACACTATCAAACTCCACTCCTGCGTTTTTTATAACTTCAAATAGTTCGTCTGCTAATTTTCCGGCTAAAATAGGATTTTCTAAAACCTTTGCGCTTTGCAAATAATACTCAGAGTGGTTTGCGCTGCTGAGTAAAAAATGCCCCTTTAAATACGCTCCCGCATCACGGTAAATATCTTCTAAGTTCATAATTAAACCTTTAAAAGCTCTGCTTCTTTGTCTTTAACGAGTTGATCAATCTTTGATATATAACTATCTGTGATTTTTTGAACCTCATCATAGCCCTTTTTTATTTCGTCTTCGCTAACTGATTTATCTTTTTCTATTTTTTTGATATCATCGTTTGCGTCTTTTCTAATATTTCTTATGGCAACTTTGGCTTTTTCACCCATAGATCTCGCCTCTTTTGCATTTTTTTGTCTATCTTCTGTAGTCATAGGAGGAAAAAATAGTTTAACGCTATCTCCATCATTATTTGGATTTACTCCGATATTTGCTGCTTGAATAGCAGAAGATATAGCTTTTAGCATGGTTTTCTCCCATGGAGAAATAGATATAGTACTAGCATCGGTAGCAAGCACCGTAGCTACTTGATTCAACGCAGTAGGACTGCCGTAGTAATCAACATTTATATGATCTACTATATTTATATTTACCTTACCTGTTCTAAGAGTGGTAAAATCACGCTTCAAAACTTCTAAAGCTTTATCTGAAAATGCTTTTTGGTTTTTATAAATTTCATCTAACATTTTTATCCTTTATAATCATTTGGGTTGTTGTTTTGTGACCGTCATTTATTATTACTCTAACTCGTCTTTTTGTAAGCTTTTTTGAGATATTTACATCTATAATACCATCACTCACATCAACTCTCATAGATCCCAAGCCGCTTATATATAATTGAGCAGATGTAGAGTTTGAATCTATTTTTGCTATTACATTATCTAAAATAGAATTTGATGGATATGTTAATGGCTGTATGAAATCAGCTTTTAAATATCTGCTTGACAACATCGCCTTTAAATTTGTTCCGTCCATAGACGGTATTCTATCTAAATCGCCTATACTGCTACTAGCAGATACGGCTCCTGAGTTTTGGTTAAAACTAGCTTCTAATCCATACTCTTTTGCCATATTAGTTATAGTTTGATTATACTCGCCATAAGGATAGCTAAAATACTGTGGTTTATATCCTAAATTATGTTCAAAAATTTGGATGCCTTTTTCAAAATCATCTTTAATTTCAGACTCGTTTAAATACGTCATATATTTATGTGAATAGCTATGATATCCTATCTCGGCACCCCAGTTCTGCACATCTTTTATATCATCAAAACTCATATAATCGCCGTACTTTTTCTGCGAAGCCTCAACATAAACAAAAAGGGTAAATGGATATCCAAATTCCTTAAAAATAGGAAATCCGTTTTTATAAAAGCTTTTATATCCGTCATCTATAGTTAAAACCAACCAATTATCCGGTATATATTCTGAATTTTTAACTTTTTGAATTAACTTTTTAAGGGGCACTATCTCATATCCGTTTTCATTAAAATATTTAAACTGCTCGCGTAAATTTTGGAGCGATATATTAGTACTCGGATATCTATCGTCGCCAAATCTATGATATATCAAGATATGGGCATCTGCAAACATCCAAGTTGCAAACAGGAAAAAAGATAATAATAACCGCATTAGTTGGCCGGTGCAACTGGTGCTGCTGGCGCAGCCGGAGTAGCTCCAGTTTCTGGAATTATCATATTTTTAAACTCTTTTGTCTCTACAACTGAATTTCTTAAAGATTGATTATAAGTATAACCTAGTGCTAATGTATTTAATACAAAAAGTAGTCCTATAAAAAATGTAAATTTAGCCAAAAATCCAGCAGGACCTTTAGCGCCA from Campylobacter fetus subsp. fetus includes the following:
- the secG gene encoding preprotein translocase subunit SecG, translating into MSSIFLALQFILAVILTIAILLQKSSSIGLGAYSGSNESLFGAKGPAGFLAKFTFFIGLLFVLNTLALGYTYNQSLRNSVVETKEFKNMIIPETGATPAAPAAPVAPAN
- the frr gene encoding ribosome recycling factor, with translation MLDEIYKNQKAFSDKALEVLKRDFTTLRTGKVNINIVDHINVDYYGSPTALNQVATVLATDASTISISPWEKTMLKAISSAIQAANIGVNPNNDGDSVKLFFPPMTTEDRQKNAKEARSMGEKAKVAIRNIRKDANDDIKKIEKDKSVSEDEIKKGYDEVQKITDSYISKIDQLVKDKEAELLKV
- the pyrE gene encoding orotate phosphoribosyltransferase: MNLEDIYRDAGAYLKGHFLLSSANHSEYYLQSAKVLENPILAGKLADELFEVIKNAGVEFDSVCSPALGGILAGYELARAGAKRFIFTERVEKVMSLRRGFSVAKGEKFIICEDIITTGGSALESAKIIEELGGVVVGFAALANRGFCKVHNMRNEGKSSCKLPVDKPLFALGNFEFEIYTPEECPLCKTGSKAIKPGSRGN
- a CDS encoding RDD family protein, giving the protein MSQKPKAVPSALISRVKAFIIDMFLIAVPLLYITTYLILDGKNDFQHNQLAIFGVWLVFGVIQSLFFALNAQSPGYRSQNIYLVSLDGKKAGFISYMLRYILFITTFIFGGSLFCFFRKDKRNIQDLLTSTIVVTKR
- the tpx gene encoding thiol peroxidase, whose protein sequence is MSNVTFQGNPVTLSGNSVNVGQVAPEVELVGKDLSTFKVGGATGKYQVLVVVPSLDTGVCAAEARKFNEKMASKSGVSISIISMDLPFAMGRFCTTEGIENLRVGSDFRGAKFGNAYGVLVKDSPLEGLLTRAVFVLDKDGVVKYKEIVSEITTEPNYEAVLHAISDGCGCH
- a CDS encoding polysaccharide deacetylase family protein — protein: MRLLLSFFLFATWMFADAHILIYHRFGDDRYPSTNISLQNLREQFKYFNENGYEIVPLKKLIQKVKNSEYIPDNWLVLTIDDGYKSFYKNGFPIFKEFGYPFTLFVYVEASQKKYGDYMSFDDIKDVQNWGAEIGYHSYSHKYMTYLNESEIKDDFEKGIQIFEHNLGYKPQYFSYPYGEYNQTITNMAKEYGLEASFNQNSGAVSASSSIGDLDRIPSMDGTNLKAMLSSRYLKADFIQPLTYPSNSILDNVIAKIDSNSTSAQLYISGLGSMRVDVSDGIIDVNISKKLTKRRVRVIINDGHKTTTQMIIKDKNVR
- a CDS encoding replication-associated recombination protein A, which codes for MDLSNDFRPNNINDMVGQKDIVELFSKFIKSKKIPHSLFFGATGCGKTTMAKIIAKQMNYEFFELDGANLKSEDIRKIISKFETTLYKPLIFIDEFHRLSKTQQETLLIPMEKGKCIIMGATTENPKFVVSSGIRSRMMIFEFKPLSHDELTILLTKVQNVIKFEITNEAKDYLINSSGGDARSLLNLLEFALSADKSIGLNILKTLRSHRVSEGVSNSDTHYELTSALIKSLRGSDIDASIYYLARLIQGGEEPAFLARRMVIFASEDIGNANPNALNLATNVMLAVSKIGYPEARIILAQCAVYLASSPKSNSSYKAINDAIEFVENRPALPVPKYLINTDKAKSEYLYPHDFGGWVEQKYMSTQVKFYKSNAIGFEKTLDEWITKLKESYNEKI
- a CDS encoding patatin-like phospholipase family protein, giving the protein MKRSELKIGLALSGGGIRAAIYHLGVLKYLAENNLLEQVTHISSVSGASMCVGLLYAKNNMRFPTSSEYLTTILPTLKDQILNVNLEQKAIIEAIFKFKFNKKANAIALALAKHWGINGGFGDISKKPLWSVVCTSYETGKHFRFSQDIVGDWAFGYIKDSNFPLADAIAASAAFPFLIGTYEIDTKPFEWCDKSGTKIEPKSDKLHLWDGGVYDNFGLEPIYQMENNGMYSDDVNFCILSNAGKSISFQSKKTVTRIVDVTTDQISILRARAFRDFIFRNKNGYYLKMGRDFSEVVRRAKQDMSLADKYKNDFLSEEDCQKVANYPTTLKNPTEQDFDLILRQGYESIIYNKLVFDFIEP
- a CDS encoding DMT family transporter, giving the protein MKNNSYIFGVFITLIGGVLWGFSGACGQYLFEQKGVSSDWLVPYRLLISGIILLSVYLIKSPKIIFLPFKNPKNIPQILVYAIIGLMMTQYSYFYSIELSNAAVATVIQYTAPVFILIVVCFMDKRLPYFKELVALGFAIFGVFFLATHGDFTTLVISQKALVFCFISALCVVVYNIVPKRLNKDFPISLVLGWGLIIGGTILSLYMKVWTLDGVNDLGGYLAVGGVILFGTVLAFSFYMTGVGIIGASRASLIAAIEPVAAAFFTSVWLGVRFVFFDYLGFILIMLCVFILSKKG